The genomic stretch CCACTTGCCCGAATTATTGACTGGGCTACCTCGGGCATTTCACCCGAGATCATGGGGGTTGGCCCTGTTCCGGCTGTTAAAAAACTTCTAGAACGAACAGGAAAGCAGTTAAATGATATCGGATTAATCGAATTAAATGAGGCATTCGCTGCCCAGGCGCTTGCGGTTATCCGTGAACTTGGACTCCAGTCAGATAAAGTGAATGTAAACGGCGGGGCTATAGCGCTTGGTCATCCCCTTGGGGCAACGGGTGCACGCATTTTAACATCTCTTATGTATGAAATGAAACGAAGAGATGAGCGGTTCGGTATCGCCACACTTTGCGTCGGTGGTGGACAAGGAATGGCAATGATGGTAGAGAATATGGTTAACTAGAAGAGACGGGATGCCGTCTTTTTTTTTCAGCCGATACAGCTTTACACACTACTCATTTAGCAAAAAAATAACGAATTAAAGGAGGTCAAAAATGAAAATAAGACCATACGAACCTAAAGACTTAGATCACATCATCGAATTATATCAACAAACCGTTTATATCATTAATCGACAGGATTATTCAGCGAATCAAGTAAATGCATGGGTGAATTCAACAACTAAATCAACAAGATATTCAAAATGGGCACTAGAATTTGAGCGGAATTTCACTTATGTAGCTGAAGAAGAAGGAGAAGTTGTAGGCTTTATCGACATGACCGCAGCCGGCTATCTTGACCGTTTATATGTGCATCATTATTTCCAGAGAACGGGAATTGCTTCTTTGCTTCTCTCAGAAATTGAATCCACTGCACGAAGTCAGCAGTTAAATAAGATCACCACAAAGGCTAGCATTACAGCACGTCCATTTTTTGAAGCACAACATTTTCAGACGATCAAGAAACAAACTGTTGAAATAAGCGATGCTAAAATGACAAACTTCTTGATGGAGAAAAAGTTGAAACGCTGAGACAGGAGAGATCATTGAAAAAATGAGATAGGGTTAAATCAGCAGTCAGTTCATCTCAACATTAATATTTAATTTGAAATTCTTTTGAGTATCCAATAGCGGCAATGATCGTCCCAGCTGTTTGAGCATAACTTCCTAGCGCCAAAATTTTCTCACCAAGTTTGATCCGTTTTCTTTTAATAAACAAAAGCCCAATTGTCTCTATTGAGAGCGCATAAGTTTGTATGGTCAATCCTGTTGTAATTAATCTAGCATAAGCGGATTGACTTAGGCTTGAACCTTGTGCTTCAAAGCCAGCACCAATTGTTTGAACCACGCCTCCAATAATATCAATAGTTAGACCCTCATCTTCATCTAAGCTAATGGCTTGAGCGCCTCCCACCACATTAGAAGCGTTACCCGCCGCCTGCAGCCAGGAACCTAAAATACCTAGCATTTCCTCTTGCTTACCACCTGACAAATTCGTCCGCCCTATGGCTTGAAGAGAATCTCCTGTTGCTTCAATCGCATTCCCAATCGCATACAGGTCGCCACCAACTTCATCAATGAGTTCTCCTTTTTCCCCCATTGCAACAAGTGTATTTCCGATCGAAACAATACCTGCTCCTAGAACTTGTATCCAAGCACCTATCAGTATAATCGAATCACCGTACACCTCCAATATTGCATCCTCTCCTTATCATTTCTTCATCCTATTCAACGATAAGAAGCAATGTTTGTATGATTATAGACATAAACCACGAAATGACTTAATAGTAGAGTAAATATTCCTCTATTTCTCAATACTGGAAACCCAACTAAAACTAACAACTATAAATTCCGTTTTATGGTTATTTTCACATTCCATAGACCTATAAATATCACAACTAACTAATGAGAATAGTTCTCAAGCATCATTGAATATGATAATCATTCTCATTTATAATGTTACTTGCAACGCATTGAAAATGATTATCATTTAAAAAGGATGGTTTTATATGACTGTTAAAGATTTAGCTAATAACCAGACACTGCTTGCCCAACAAGAAAGAAGAGAATCAAATGCAAGATCTTATCCAAGAAGGATACCGATCGCCATTGATAAAGCAGAAGGCATTTTTGTTACAGACGTGGACGGAAAGCGATACTATGACTGTTTGGCGGGTGCAGGAACACTTGCACTTGGACATAATCATCCTGTAGCGATAGAAGCAATGGAGAAGATTCTTCACGATAAACGACCGTTACATACGTTAGACATTACAACGCCAGTGAAAGAAGAGTTTGTAAATGAAGTGTATTCATGCTTACCAGAACAATTTGCCAATCGAGCTAAAATCCAGTTTTGTGGCCCTACTGGCGGGGACGCCATTGAGGCAGCATTAAAATTAGTCAAAACAGCAACTGGAAGAAGCAGCATCCTTACTTTCCAGGGTGGGTACCATGGTTCTACACATGGGACGATGGCGATCAGTGGGAATCATGCTCCTAAACAATATGTTCAAGGCTTGATGCCTGATACCCACTTCATGCCTTATCCTTACGCCTACCGCTGTCCATTCGGAATGAAGGATGAAGAGGGACACAGGGTTTCAAGTACCTATATCGAAAATCTTCTCGATGATCCAGAAAGCGGCATTTTACCCCCAGCAGCCATGATTCTTGAGGTCGTACAGGGAGAAGGGGGGTCAATTCCGGCACCGATCGAATGGCTTCAAGAAATGAGAAGAATTACGAGTGAGAGAGGAATCCCTCTCATTATTGATGAAATTCAAACTGGCATCGGTCGAACGGGTAAAATGTTTGCATTTGAACATGCAGGGATTGTACCGGACGTTATTGTGCTTTCAAAAGCAATCGGAGGAAGTTTACCTCTTTCCGTTGTGATTTATGATCAAGATCTTGACAAGTGGAATCCGGGTGCGCACATTGGTACTTTTCGAGGAAACCAAATGGCAATGGCTGCTGGGACAGCTTCGTTAAAATTTATTAAAGAGCATGAGCTTCACAAACATTCGGCTGCAATGGGTGAAAGAATGCTTACTTCACTAAAAGATATGCAGCACCAATTCCGTGAAATTGGTGACGTTAGAGGGAGAGGGTTAATGATTGGGGTGGAAATTGTAGACCCTACAAAGTGCCAATCTTCGTCAGGAAGTTATCCTTCTCATCCTGCATTAGCAAGTCGCATTCAAAGAGAATGTTTTAATCGAGGGTTAATATTAGAAGTTGGAGGGAGAAACGGCAGTGTCGTAAGACTTTTACCTCCGCTGATTATTACGGACGACCAAGTGACAGATGTCCTCACAATTATTGAAGAAGCAGTAAAAGTTGCTGTTGAGTCAATCGAATGACACTAACGAACAAAGAAATTAAAGCAGAAGTAATTAAAGAACTCTTTCTTCATAGTGGAGAAAGTGGAGAAGCTTCTTTTCAAAAGCAAATGACCGAAATGATCGCCATCATCAGTCGAACCTTTCAGGATGCAACCGCTCCATACATTGGGAAGGAACCCAAAATGGTTCAAGATGAAATCGCATCACTGATTAAGTTTCCTAATGAAACTCAAAATTTCACCGAACTATTGCAAGAAATAGCGGAACCGATACTAAAGAATAGTCTTCAAGTTTCTCATGAAAAAAGCATCGCCCATTTACACTGCCCGCCGCTCATACCAGCTATTGCGGCGGAACTTGTGATTAGTTCTTTCAATCAGTCTCTTGATTCATGGGATCAAAGCACCGCTGCCACGTACTTAGAACAGGAAATGATCAAGTGGCTGACTAAGAAATTTGGCTACACAGCCAGTTCTGATGGCACATTTACAAGTGGCGGAACGCAATCGAATTATACAGGCCTTTTGTTAGCGAGGGATGAATTTTGTTATCGCAAGTGGGGGCGTGATGTCAAGCTGGATGGGTTACCCTCCCAATTTCACAAATTAAGGATTCTTTGCTCTGAGGATGCCCACTTCACCGTACAAAAAACAGCTGCCCAACTAGGACTAGGAGAGAACGCCGTAATAATGGTAAAAGTTGATGAGTACCACCGGATGTCGCCGATGCACTTAAAAAAACAATTGATAGATTTAAAAGAAAGAGATCTTTTACCTTTTGCACTTGTTGGAACGTGTGGCACGACTGATTTCGGAAGCATTGATCCTTTAGTTGAATTAGCCACGATCGCAAAAGAGGAAGAATTATGGTTCCATGTCGATGCGGCATATGGTGGAGCACTTATCCTCTCTGAATCTCATAATTGGAAGTTAGAAGGAATTAAAGCGGCAGACTCCATTACAGTTGATTTTCATAAACTTTTCTACCAACCAATCTCATGTGGCGCTTTCCTTGTAAAAAATAGCCATTCCTTTCGTTTTCTGAATCATCACGCTGATTACTTAAATCCAATGGAGGATGAAGGGGAAGGAATTCCAAACCTAGTAAACAAATCAATTGTTACGTCCAGAAGATTTGATGCTTTTAAACTTTTCCTCTCGTTGAAAACCGTTGGAATCAGTCTTTTTTCTGAAATGATTGACGCTACCTTTTATCTGGCCCAAGAAACAGCGAATTACTTATCTCAACAACCTAATATTAAAGTTGAAAACAAAAACCCAGAACTCAACACAGTCATTTTTCGATTTGAACCACAGACTCCATCAGGAAATGTGTGCAAGATAAATCGAAAAATACAGCAAGAAATGCTGTATGAGAGCAAAGCAGCTATTGCTAAAACATCGGTGAATGGCCGAACCTATTTGAAATTCACCATGCTTAATCCTAGAACAAAAATAGAGCACATTTATGAGATTGTAGAAGAAATTCAAACACTAGGATGGAAATGGAGGGACCACACGTGAAATTTGCTAAAGACTATGCAGAACAAGCTACGATGCAGAGCTTCCTAAATTGTTATTTACGCGAAACTAGCCATTTTACTGAAATAGAAAAGCCTGAATCTTTACGAGATTTATCAGCTCAGAAATTCATTTCCTGTTTACTAGAAAACCAGGGAATTGAGCTGATTTTACCAGTCTCTTATTGGTCTCTAACTGGACGACATATCTATCAATTCCCATTAGTTTATCGCATAGGAAATGGCACATTTAACACGCTTGATTATCTTACATTAACCACGTTAATTGTTAAAGAACTCCTAATCCATCAGAAACGATTAGATGCAGAAGATGAATTGATTATGCGGATCATATTAAGCTGTCAAAACATGAAATTATATATTGAAAAAAGATACAAGGACAAAAACCGCTTATCGGATGAAGTGTTTGATTACATTGAAGCTGAACAGTCTCTCTTACTTGGGCATCTGCTACATCCAACCCCCAAAAGCAAACAAGGTTTATCAATAGAAGAAGATCGTCTGTACTCACCTGAATTGAATGGTCAATTTCAACTTCACTATTTTAGTGTTCATCCTTCAATCATATTAGAAGACTCAAGTTTATCATTATCCGCCAGTGAACTGATGAGAGAGGAGTTAACAACGGATGAATCCGTTAATCAAGAATGGCTACATCAATTTGAGAAGTGGGTTCTTATTCCTGTGCACCCCCTTCAAGTCAATGTTCTCTTAAAAAATAAACATGTGGTGAACTATATTCAAAAAGGGAAACTTGAATATCTCGGCCCAGTGGGGAAGATGTACACGGCTACTTCTTCATTTAGAACACTTTACAGTCATCAATCTAAATATATGCTGAAATTTTCAGTTCCTATTAAAATAACAAACTCACTTCGAGTCAATCAGCAAAAAGAACTTGATCGAGGAGTTGAAGTTTCTAGACTACTGAAAACAACGTTAGGAAAAGAATTAAAGAGAAACCACCCAAAGTTCGAAATCATTCATGACCCCGCTTATTTGAATGTCGCCATTCCGGATCTTGAATCTGGTTTTGCAGTTGTTATACGAGAGAATCCTTTCTATGAAAATAGCGAAAACACGAGCTTAGTCGCTGCTCTTTGCCAGGATCATGCGTTTGGCGGGAAAGCTCGATTACATTCTATTGTCACTTCAATTGCAAGAAGAGAGGGACGTGCAATTGAAAAAGTAAGTTTAGAATGGTTTGATCGCTATTTGTCTCTCTCTCTTGAGCCGATGCTATGGCTTTATCGCAACTATGGTATTGCTCTTGAAGCCCATCAGCAGAATTCCGTCATTAAATTATCGGAAGGTTATCCATCAAGCTTCTATTACCGAGACAATCAGGGTTATTACTTCAGCGAATCCATGGCTGATAAGCTCTCAAAACTACTTCCAGATTTAAATGAGAAAAGCGATACCATTTGTACTGATGAAGTAGCAAGTGAACGTTTTCGCTATTATTTCTTTTTCAATCATTTATTTGGCTTGATCAATGCATTTGGCGTGAACGGATTGGTTAGCGAACAACACCTAATAGATCTCTTAAGAGAACGTCTTCTACGGTATGAGGTGTCATCACCTCTTGTGAAAAGTTTACTAGAAGAGGCAGTTTTACCGTGCAAAGCGAATTTATTAACTCGCTTCTATGACATGGATGAGCTCGTGGGCTCACTGGAGACACAATCGGTTTATACAATGGTCAATAATCCAATTGCTCAGGAGGTTGCAGTAAAAAATGGCTCATAAGCAGGTTGAAGTAGATCAAGAATATAAAACCATCTCCTTTTCTGAAGTGAGCTTTGAAAGGGATGTACATATGATCCACCGGTGGATGAACGAAGCACATGTTTACCCTTTCTGGCAATTAAATATATCGTTAGAAGCCTATAAACATCATTTGCTGAAAGCATTAAGAGACAAGCATCAAACCCTTTACCTCGGTCTTATAAACAACGAACCGATCAGCTACTGGGAAGCTTACTGGGTAGAAGGAGATATCATGGAAGGCATGTATGAAAACAAACCTTTTGACCAGGGTATCCATCTCTTAATTGGAGAAACAGACTTCCTTGGTAAGGGATACGCCCTTCCACTTCTTCGCGAAATGGTGTCTTTACAACTGAAGGAAAAGCGGACAAAAAGAGTGATTGCTGAACCAGACATTCGAAATAAGAAAATGATTCATGTCTTTGAAAAATGTGGCTTTCGACCGCAAAAACCGATTAAGCTTCCTGATAAAACAGGGTTATTAATGTTTTGTGAACGTGATCAGTTTGAAAGGAAGTGGGGGAATGAGTGAACACATATATGATGCCATTGGTATAGGGATTGGACCATTTAACCTTGGTTTTGCTGCCTTAACTGAAGAGCTTGATGAGATAGACGTACTTCTGTTTGATCGGAAAGAAGCGTTTGATTGGCATCCTGGAATGCTGATTGATGGAACCACTTTACAAGTACCATTTTTCGCTGATCTAGTCAGCATGGCGGACGTAAAAAACAAATTTACCTTTCTAAACTACTTACAAATTCATAAACGTTTGTACCACTTTTACTTTTTAGAAAAGTTTCATATCCCAAGAAAAGAATACAATCACTACTGTCAGTGGGTATCTAAGCAACTTGATTCATGCCGATTTGGTTATGAGGTGATGGATGTTTCATTCCATCAATCAGAAGAAGGAGCATCCGTTTATCTTGTTCAAGTTCAGCATATTAGGACATTAAAAATTGAAACGTTTCTAACAAAACATCTCGTAATGGGGATAGGTTCAATACCTTCCGTTCCTAAACCATTCAAATCTAAGCTCAGTGAAACGGTTTTTCATTCATCAGATTATATGGAGAAGAAAGAGCGAGCTGTACAAAGAAAATCTATTGCTGTCGTCGGCTCAGGTCAGAGTGCAGCTGAGATCTTTTTAGACTTAGCCAAAGAGCAGGAAAAGCACCATTATGAATTAAGCTGGTATACAAGATCAAACGGCTTTTTCCCAATGGAATACTCAAAACTCGGTCTTGAATATTTTTCACCAGATTATACGGACTTCTTTTACAGACTTTCACAAGAAAAGAAAGATGGGCTACTGAAAGATCAAGCATTGCTTTATAAAGGAATTAGCGCTGAAACGATTTCTGAAATCTATGATGTCTTATATGAGCAATCAATTGGAAATCAACAGCCGGCTCATCTACAAGCAATGAGCGAAATAAACCATCTGGAGATGAATGGAGGGGTATGCAACGTGCAAGGTAATCATACCGTGACAGAGGAATCGTTTGATTTCGAATCTGAAGTCATCATTCTAGGTACTGGCTACACACAGAACATGCCAAGTTTTTTACCGGAATCCCTATTAAATAAAGATCCAAAAAATCGTCTTGAAATTACAGAAGATTATCGTTTGAGTACGAAACATAACAGTGAAAATGAGATTTTTGTCCAAAACGGTGAACTTCACACTCATGGGGTTGGGGCACCAGATCTTGGGCTTGGCGCTCATCGAAACGCCGTTATTATTAATCAGATCGCTAAGAAAGAAGTGTATCCCGTTCAGTCAAAAAATGTCTTCCAATCTTTTGGAGTGGTCAAAAATCCTGCATTAATAACTAATTAGAAAGTGGTGAACGTATGTATTCTAATAAAGACTTAGATCATATTTTATCAAAAGAAAGCTGGGAATTAGTGAATCATAAACTTCTCGCAAAAATGCTTTCAGAATTTATGTACGAGGACATGATTACACCTGAAATCATTCAAGAACAAGAAAACCATAGCCTTTTTGAACTACGTGTTTCTACCAAGAAAACCTATCAGTTCCGTGCAGTGACTCGTCTTTTTGATAGCTTTGCTGTTGACTGGAAATCGATTCGTCTCTTTTCTGACGGTAAGGAAGAGAAGGGTGGAGCAATCGCTTTTCTTCTTGATCTTCAACCACTGATCGGCATGTCGGCTGAAACGACAGCTCACTTAATAAAAGAAATCAATCAAACACTTATTGCAGATGCTCATCTGTTATCAAATCGCGTCTCCTCGGATGAGTTAGTTGAGGAAGACTATGCTAGATTAGAAGGTTATATGACCGGTCATCCGTGGATCACCTATAACAAAGGTCGAATAGGATTTGGCTACGATGATTACTTGGACTTTGCGCCTGAACATCAGAATGAAGTAAAACTTGCCTGGATCGGGGTTAGTCGTGAAATAAGCTCTTTTCAATCTGTTAAAGATCTAACTGTTGATGAGCTCATAAACGCTGAGTTAAGTGTTGGTGACCTTCGAAAATTCAAAGAGATTTTACTATCCAAAAGGCTAGATCCCACCACCTTTCTCTTCATGCCAGTTCATGAGTGGCAGTGGAAAAATGTCTTGATTCAGAGTTTCGCAGAACAAATTGCGAATCAAACGATTGTACCGCTGGGCGAATCTAGTGACTCTTACCTTCCTCAGCAATCCATTCGGACGTTTGTTAACCAATCTCATCGAGACAAGCATCATGTTAAGTTGCCAATGAGCATTTTAAATACTCTCGTCTATCGGGGCTTACCTACAGAACGAACGCTCATTGCACCGCAAATCACCGAATTTATAAAAGGAATCTATGAAAACGACTCCTTCTTAAGAGATGAATGTAACGTTATCTTACCAGGTGAAATTGCTAGTATTAACGTTGAGCATCCTTATTATCAAAGGCTTCAACATGCACCGTATCAATACAAAGAAATGCTTGGGGTTATATTTCGTGAAAGCATCTATACATACCTTGAAGAAGGGGAACAAGCCATTACATTAGCGGCATTGCTATATGAAGACCATAATGGTAAAGCCTATATTCAAAGTATGATTGAAAAATCAGGTATTTCGACGCAAGAATGGATAACGCAATTTCTTGATGTCACGATGAAACCGTTACTGCATTATTTGTACCAGTATGGCACGGTCTTCTCGCCGCATGGACAAAATACCATTCTCGTATTAAAAGAGTATAAACCGTGCCGACTAGCTGTAAAAGATTTCGTTGATGACGTTAATATTAGTGATCAACCATTCGAGGAGTTAAGTAGACTGCCGCACGAGTTAAAAATGGTTCTTCGCAGTGAACCACCAGAGGGACTTACGCAATTTATTTTCACAGGTTTGTTTATTTGTCACCTTCGCTATTTAACAAATATTTTAGAGCATAACGAAATGATGCATGAAGATGAGTTTTGGAAGATTCTCGCAGAAACGATTCATGCCTATCAAGCTAGGTTTCCTCACTTAAAAGAGCGGTTTAAGCTGTTTGATTTCTTCCAACCATCATTTACGAAGCTATGTCTCAATCGAAATCGAATGGTCCAAGAAGGTTATTCGTCTGGAGATGATCGGCCACACGCATCAGAATTCGGTAATGTAAACAATGTACTTTCTTATTATAAAGGAGTAACAAACTAGCAGAGTGACGGGGTTCATCCCCGTCCTTTTAAGGAGATAAGTAGAATGGCTTTCGAATGCTCGATCACCGAAGAATCCGGTCGAATCATTTCTTTTCGACCGGTGATTGAAGAAGATGTTCCTATCTTACACGAATGGATGCATCAGAAACACATTTACCCATTTTGGAAGTTAAATTTGCCACTTGAAGAAATTAGAGTCTGGGTTAAAAACTCGATTTCATCACCACATAAGCGCGTTTTCATGGGCTATCTGAATGATGAACCTGTTTGTTACGTCATTGGATACGATGTGAGGCAAGACCCAATAAGACATTTTTATTCGAATGAACCAAGAGATATGGGAATGCATTTGCTTATAGGACCTAGACGACTATTAAACAAGGAAGATGGTGAAACAATTATAAGAGCCATGACATTGTTTTTGTTTGAAAAGTTTGGTGCAAATAGATTGATTGGAGAACCTGATTATCGAAATAGAATCGTCATTCCAATACTTAAAAAACTTGGTGCAAATGTGGTAAAAGAAATTCAAATGAATGAAAAAAGAGCAAAACTCGTGATTGCGAATCGGAATGAGTTTCATCAAAATATAAATGACTCCACCATCACTTTATCTTTTCAACTATTAAATTCCCCAGATGATGAGTGGGAAATATTTAATGAGGCGGTCAAACATGGATCGTCGTAAACTTGATCCACAATCAGAAAAACTACTTAAGCGAATCGCTTCAAGAATGAATGAACTGCAACATCCTCCTCTTGATTCTCTAACACCAGATATGTCACGTTATTACTATAACGAAGCTCGGGCATACTTTACACCTATTCCTTCAACTCAAATATGTTCAGTTGAAAGAAGAATCGGCAGTCACCAAATACCAATTCGTATTTATCAACCAGAAGGTTTTCATAACCTTCCAGTATTCATTTACATGCATGGTGGCGGGTGGGTTTTTGGAAGCCTTGATAGCTGTGAATCATTTTGTCAATACATAGCAGAGAAGTGCAGATGTATCGTAGTATCTGTAGGATATCGACTTGCGCCTGAACACAAATATCCTGCTGCATTGATGGATACAATTGATGCAGTGCTCTGGACGATTGAACATATTTCATCCTATGGAGGAGATATCAACAGACTGTCCATCGGCGGTGAATCTTCGGGTGGGAATTTAGCGGCTGCTGCTTGTATTGCCCTTCATCAAAAAGTAGCGATTCATCATCAATTTCTGATTAATCCAGTTACAAATTATGCATTTGATTCTCCTTCTTATCTTGAAGATTACCAATTTAATTTAACAGCTGAGAAAATGAAATGGTTTTGGCACCATTATCTTAAAACCTCTAATGATGGGAAAAACCCCTTTGCTTCTCCTTTACAAGTAGAAGATCAGATAGCTGCAAACCTTCCTAAAGCTCTAATCGTCACTGTTGAATATGATCCTTTAAGAAGTGAGGGAGAAGCTTATGCGAATAAACTAAAAAGAAATGGTGTAAACGTCACCCACCTTCAGTATGAAAAACTGGTTCATAGTTTCATCAATATGATTGGAGAGGTTAACGTAGCTAAAAAGGCTGTCGATGAGATGCTTTTTCATATGAAACAATTTATTTACGCGGAAGAAGCACATAATCCACATATGAAACCGGTTTAATCCGTTAACTAAAGGGAAACTACCATGTAATGACAAGTTTTGTTAATGGAGGGAAATCATGAAGTATCGACAGTTAGGACAAACCGACTTAAAGGTAAGTGAAGTTAGTTTTGGAACATGGGCGATCGGCGGAGCGTGGGGTAAAACAAATGACGCCCAAGCTCTCGAATCACTTCAATACGCGATCGATGCCGGGGTTAACTTCTTTGATACAGCAGATGTATACGGTCACGGTCATAGTGAAAAACTTCTAGCGAAAGCGACAAAAGGACAGGAAGATAAGATCCATATTGCAACTAAATTTTGTCGTGCAGGAGATATCCATGATCCAGCTACTTACTCTGAAGAAAGTGTGCGTTCATATTGTGAAGCTAGCTTAAAACGATTTGAACGCGATCAGATTGATCTGTTTCAAATCCACTGTCCACCAATTGAAATACTAAAAGATGGAGCCGTATTTCAAGTATTAGATAAGTTAAAAGCAGAAGGAAAAATCCGTTATTACGGTGTAAGTGTCGAAACCATTGAAGAAGGGCTCCTATGTCTTGACTATCCAGGCGTAAGCACATTGCAAGTTATTTTCAACCTTTTTAGACAAAAACCTTTAGAAGAGTTATTTCCTAAAGCGCATGACCAAGGGGTTGGGATCCTTACTCGTGTGCCCCTTGCAAGTGGTTTATTAACTGGGAAATTCAAGAAAAACTCATCATTCGAAGAAGACGATCATCGTCACTTT from Bacillus sp. Cs-700 encodes the following:
- a CDS encoding GNAT family N-acetyltransferase, producing the protein MAFECSITEESGRIISFRPVIEEDVPILHEWMHQKHIYPFWKLNLPLEEIRVWVKNSISSPHKRVFMGYLNDEPVCYVIGYDVRQDPIRHFYSNEPRDMGMHLLIGPRRLLNKEDGETIIRAMTLFLFEKFGANRLIGEPDYRNRIVIPILKKLGANVVKEIQMNEKRAKLVIANRNEFHQNINDSTITLSFQLLNSPDDEWEIFNEAVKHGSS
- a CDS encoding aldo/keto reductase; its protein translation is MKYRQLGQTDLKVSEVSFGTWAIGGAWGKTNDAQALESLQYAIDAGVNFFDTADVYGHGHSEKLLAKATKGQEDKIHIATKFCRAGDIHDPATYSEESVRSYCEASLKRFERDQIDLFQIHCPPIEILKDGAVFQVLDKLKAEGKIRYYGVSVETIEEGLLCLDYPGVSTLQVIFNLFRQKPLEELFPKAHDQGVGILTRVPLASGLLTGKFKKNSSFEEDDHRHFNRNGEAFNVGETFAGIEFEKGVELSNEINWIARDRESMTTAALKWILEHKEVSCVIPGFKNVNQVKQNLKAVEVPDFTKEEIEKLKAFYEQEVHGLIRGAY
- a CDS encoding alpha/beta hydrolase, producing MDRRKLDPQSEKLLKRIASRMNELQHPPLDSLTPDMSRYYYNEARAYFTPIPSTQICSVERRIGSHQIPIRIYQPEGFHNLPVFIYMHGGGWVFGSLDSCESFCQYIAEKCRCIVVSVGYRLAPEHKYPAALMDTIDAVLWTIEHISSYGGDINRLSIGGESSGGNLAAAACIALHQKVAIHHQFLINPVTNYAFDSPSYLEDYQFNLTAEKMKWFWHHYLKTSNDGKNPFASPLQVEDQIAANLPKALIVTVEYDPLRSEGEAYANKLKRNGVNVTHLQYEKLVHSFINMIGEVNVAKKAVDEMLFHMKQFIYAEEAHNPHMKPV